One Streptomyces sp. NBC_00102 DNA segment encodes these proteins:
- the mutM gene encoding bifunctional DNA-formamidopyrimidine glycosylase/DNA-(apurinic or apyrimidinic site) lyase translates to MPELPEVEVVRRGLERWVAGRTVSEVEVMHPRSVRRHLAGGVDFAARLTGTRLGTAMRRGKYLWIPLEDEPVSLLGHLGMSGQLLVRPFDAPDEKHLRIRMRFDDTLGTDLRFVDQRTFGGLSLHPTTADGLPDVIAHIARDPLDPAFDDAAFHTALRLRRTTVKRALLDQSLISGVGNIYADEALWRAKLHYDRATATLTRPKSAELLGHVRDVMNAALAQGGTSFDSLYVNVNGESGYFDRSLDAYGREGEPCHRCGTAMRRRPWMNRSSYFCPNCQRPPRAR, encoded by the coding sequence GTGCCCGAGCTGCCCGAGGTCGAAGTCGTACGCCGGGGTCTGGAACGCTGGGTCGCCGGCCGGACCGTCTCCGAGGTGGAGGTCATGCACCCGCGCTCGGTGCGACGCCACCTCGCGGGCGGGGTGGACTTCGCGGCCCGGCTGACCGGCACGCGTCTGGGAACCGCCATGCGGCGCGGCAAGTACCTGTGGATTCCGCTGGAGGACGAGCCCGTCTCCCTCCTCGGCCATCTCGGGATGAGCGGCCAGCTGCTGGTACGGCCCTTCGACGCCCCGGACGAGAAGCACCTGCGGATCAGGATGCGCTTCGACGACACCCTCGGCACCGATCTGCGCTTCGTCGACCAGCGCACCTTCGGCGGGCTCTCGCTGCACCCCACCACCGCGGACGGGCTCCCCGACGTCATCGCGCACATCGCCCGCGACCCCCTCGACCCCGCCTTCGACGACGCGGCCTTCCACACCGCGCTGCGCCTGCGCCGTACGACGGTCAAACGGGCCCTGCTCGACCAGTCGCTGATCAGTGGCGTCGGCAACATCTACGCGGACGAGGCGCTCTGGCGCGCGAAACTCCACTACGACCGGGCCACCGCGACCCTCACCCGCCCCAAGTCCGCCGAGCTGCTCGGCCACGTCCGGGACGTGATGAACGCGGCGCTCGCCCAGGGCGGCACCAGCTTCGACAGCCTGTACGTCAACGTGAACGGTGAATCCGGCTACTTCGACCGTTCGCTCGACGCCTACGGCCGCGAGGGCGAGCCCTGCCACCGCTGCGGCACCGCCATGCGCCGCCGCCCCTGGATGAACCGCTCCAGCTACTTCTGCCCGAACTGCCAGCGGCCGCCCCGGGCGCGGTGA
- a CDS encoding lamin tail domain-containing protein, with protein MPTSPTRAGVASAAATALTLSGLLVTGVLAAQPAAAADPTGYQNVRINEVTSSNNDTVELYNTGSTAVSISGWKMSDDSFSPQSFSPSAGTIPAGGFVTFNSPKGLGDSDKLVLFTSGGTVVDRVDWATDKAKPAMARCGGDGTGAWVTTTSAATFGAANTAGCPSSAPAASRVRINEVSSNGSDTVELYNGGTSAVSLGSWKYSDNDTSHSPVSVSSSSPSATSIPAGGYLTFASSTGLGDNDSVFLVDGSGNTVDSVTWATDGAKPSAERCANGTGSFRTAATATPGAVNSCSGSDGGTGGGTGGGTPAGELLGGGGSLTSGCTPESASGTGSTPTGTLAWPGGADVTIADDVCAFTTSTGPEGRDVSGLAFDPANPSVLWAAKNKNWLYKLVKSNGKWIPDASWSATGKQIRFAGGSGEPDSEGLTIGGNGHLYVTSERDNTKNTAPKDTILEFDPTATGSTLTPVHQWDMTAQFPQLDTGDKDDANLGFEGVGYVPDTWLTANGWIDPLTHAAYDPANYPSHGAGLFFAGLEYDGSLHVYGLNSDGTFTTFATIATGKTSVMDVMFDAGTQRLVATCDNTCGETHTFMKVGSTGSIVPDVTYTNPAVMPADNLEGFALAPASTCVAGLREAVWSDDGVYGFGSGSSSYGHALYRGTFPC; from the coding sequence GTGCCTACCTCACCCACACGTGCCGGCGTCGCCTCCGCAGCCGCCACCGCTCTGACGCTCTCAGGACTTCTCGTCACGGGAGTCCTGGCCGCGCAGCCCGCGGCTGCCGCGGACCCGACCGGCTACCAGAACGTCCGGATCAACGAAGTCACCTCGTCGAACAACGACACGGTGGAGCTGTACAACACCGGCTCGACCGCCGTGAGCATCAGCGGCTGGAAGATGTCCGACGACAGCTTCTCGCCTCAGTCGTTCAGCCCGTCCGCCGGCACGATCCCCGCCGGTGGCTTCGTCACCTTCAACTCGCCGAAGGGACTCGGCGACTCGGACAAGCTGGTCCTCTTCACATCCGGCGGCACGGTGGTCGACCGCGTCGACTGGGCGACCGACAAGGCGAAGCCCGCGATGGCCCGTTGCGGCGGCGACGGCACCGGGGCGTGGGTCACCACGACCTCGGCGGCCACGTTCGGCGCCGCGAACACCGCCGGCTGTCCGTCGTCGGCGCCCGCGGCGAGCCGGGTGCGGATCAACGAGGTCTCCTCGAACGGCTCCGACACCGTGGAGCTCTACAACGGCGGGACCAGCGCCGTCAGCCTCGGGTCGTGGAAGTACTCCGACAACGACACCTCCCACTCTCCGGTGTCGGTCTCGTCCTCCTCGCCGAGCGCGACGAGCATCCCCGCGGGTGGATACCTCACGTTCGCCTCCTCCACCGGGCTGGGCGACAACGACTCGGTCTTCCTCGTCGACGGCAGCGGCAACACCGTCGACTCGGTGACCTGGGCGACCGACGGAGCCAAGCCGTCTGCCGAGCGCTGTGCCAACGGCACCGGTTCGTTCCGGACCGCCGCGACCGCGACCCCCGGCGCCGTGAACTCCTGCTCGGGCAGCGACGGTGGTACCGGCGGCGGTACCGGCGGCGGCACCCCTGCCGGCGAGCTGCTGGGCGGCGGCGGTTCCCTCACCAGCGGCTGCACCCCCGAATCGGCCTCCGGTACGGGCTCCACGCCGACCGGCACCCTCGCGTGGCCCGGCGGGGCGGACGTCACGATCGCGGACGACGTCTGTGCGTTCACCACGTCCACCGGCCCGGAAGGCCGGGACGTGAGCGGCCTGGCATTCGACCCGGCCAACCCGTCGGTGCTGTGGGCCGCCAAGAACAAGAACTGGCTCTACAAGCTGGTCAAAAGCAACGGCAAGTGGATTCCGGACGCGTCCTGGAGCGCGACCGGCAAGCAGATCCGCTTCGCGGGCGGCTCCGGCGAGCCGGACTCCGAGGGTCTGACGATCGGCGGCAACGGCCACCTCTACGTCACCTCCGAGCGCGACAACACCAAGAACACGGCGCCCAAGGACACCATCCTGGAGTTCGACCCGACGGCGACCGGTTCGACGCTGACGCCGGTGCACCAGTGGGACATGACCGCGCAGTTCCCGCAGTTGGACACCGGTGACAAGGACGACGCCAACCTGGGCTTCGAGGGTGTCGGGTACGTGCCGGACACCTGGCTGACCGCGAACGGCTGGATCGACCCGCTCACCCACGCCGCCTACGACCCGGCGAATTACCCGTCACACGGGGCCGGCCTGTTCTTCGCCGGGCTGGAGTACGACGGCTCGCTGCACGTCTACGGCCTGAACTCCGACGGTACCTTCACCACGTTCGCGACGATCGCCACCGGCAAGACCTCCGTGATGGACGTGATGTTCGACGCCGGTACCCAGCGCCTCGTCGCGACCTGCGACAACACCTGCGGCGAGACGCACACCTTCATGAAGGTCGGCTCCACCGGCTCGATCGTGCCGGACGTGACCTACACGAACCCGGCCGTCATGCCGGCCGACAACCTGGAGGGCTTCGCCCTCGCGCCGGCTTCCACGTGCGTCGCCGGCCTGCGCGAAGCGGTCTGGAGCGACGACGGCGTCTACGGCTTCGGCTCCGGGAGCTCCTCGTACGGACACGCGCTCTACCGCGGCACCTTCCCCTGCTGA
- a CDS encoding CAP domain-containing protein: MGRHRRSAAGAAADETAPVPSGGRHGRTRPSKRRVPLPVRAGLLGISAAVAVGAVAGATGMLPGGETYGLSDSSHADRADSAGAPDLLTQGTASADPTGRTAPTPASRGSERPEAPSKSASPSASPTEKTASPTPSATPSVTKTTAAPAPAKSTAAAAPAPTTAAPKTEAPEPAPDTSAQTAVLTLVNQERSKVGCSPVTLSSSLTSLAQNFSQDMAARDFFDHTDPDGDTPWDRAAAAGITNLGGENIARGQADAQAVMDSWMNSEGHRANILNCDYTTLGVGVYIADGGPWWTQDFGF, from the coding sequence ATGGGACGCCACCGACGATCCGCCGCAGGCGCCGCCGCTGACGAAACCGCCCCGGTGCCCTCCGGAGGACGGCACGGCCGCACGCGCCCGTCGAAGCGCCGGGTGCCGCTGCCGGTACGGGCCGGGCTGCTCGGGATATCCGCCGCCGTGGCGGTCGGCGCCGTCGCCGGCGCCACCGGGATGCTCCCGGGCGGCGAGACGTACGGCCTGAGCGACAGCTCGCACGCCGACCGCGCCGACTCCGCCGGAGCTCCGGACCTGCTCACCCAGGGCACCGCGAGCGCCGACCCGACGGGCCGTACGGCGCCCACCCCGGCGAGCCGGGGCAGCGAGCGGCCCGAGGCCCCCTCGAAGTCGGCCTCCCCCTCCGCGTCCCCCACGGAGAAGACCGCGAGCCCCACACCGTCCGCCACCCCCTCGGTGACGAAGACGACCGCGGCGCCCGCCCCGGCGAAGTCCACCGCCGCCGCGGCACCGGCCCCCACCACGGCCGCACCGAAGACCGAGGCACCCGAGCCGGCCCCGGACACCTCCGCGCAGACCGCGGTGCTCACCCTGGTCAACCAGGAGCGGTCGAAGGTCGGCTGCAGCCCGGTGACGCTCAGCTCCTCGCTGACCTCGCTGGCCCAGAACTTCAGCCAGGACATGGCGGCCCGCGACTTCTTCGACCACACCGACCCGGACGGCGACACCCCCTGGGACCGCGCGGCGGCGGCGGGCATCACCAACCTCGGCGGGGAGAACATCGCCCGCGGCCAGGCCGACGCGCAGGCCGTGATGGACAGCTGGATGAACAGCGAAGGCCACCGCGCAAACATTCTCAACTGCGATTACACGACCCTGGGCGTCGGCGTCTACATCGCCGACGGCGGCCCCTGGTGGACGCAGGACTTCGGCTTCTGA
- a CDS encoding acylphosphatase → MSEDARLVVWVRGRVQQVGFRWFTRANALEIGGLAGFALNLDDGRVQVVAEGARENCHRLLDWLRSDDTPGRVDGVTEIWDTPRGGYDGFAIR, encoded by the coding sequence ATGAGCGAAGACGCAAGACTCGTGGTGTGGGTACGCGGCCGAGTACAGCAAGTAGGGTTCCGCTGGTTTACCAGGGCAAACGCTCTGGAGATCGGCGGGCTGGCCGGCTTCGCGCTCAATCTGGACGACGGCAGGGTGCAGGTCGTCGCCGAGGGAGCACGTGAGAATTGCCACCGTCTGCTGGACTGGCTGCGCTCCGACGACACGCCCGGACGCGTGGACGGAGTCACTGAGATCTGGGACACCCCGCGCGGCGGTTACGACGGGTTCGCCATCCGGTGA
- a CDS encoding AAA family ATPase, giving the protein MHLKALTLRGFKSFASATTLRFEPGITCVVGPNGSGKSNVVDALSWVMGEQGAKSLRGGKMEDVIFAGTTGRPPLGRAEVSLTIDNSDGALPIEYAEVTITRIMFRNGGSEYQINGDTCRLLDIQELLSDSGIGREMHVIVGQGQLDSVLHADPMGRRAFIEEAAGVLKHRRRKEKALRKLDAMGANLARVQDLTEELRRQLKPLGRQAAVARRAAVIQADLRDARLRLLADDLVTLRDALREEIADEAESKRRKESAEARLKEALAREAELEGEVRRLAPRLQRAQQSWYELSQLAERVRGTVSLADARVKSAAAVPEEERRGRDPEDMEREAARIREQEAELTAALEAAEHALEDTAGHRAELERELAAEERRLKDAARALADRREGLARLGGQVNAARSRAAAAQAEIDRLADSRDGARERATAAQEEYEQLKAEVDGLDADDARLAEEHADARRDLAEAQAAHGGARDAATAAERSRAATAARHDALALGLRRKDGTGALLAAPDRPAGLLGPAARLLDVEPGYEVAVAAALGAAADAVAATGPAAAAEAIRLLRAEDAGRAALLLGGTEPPGGPDAEPGRVPAQGGDQAAPGRPAAVPPQAVAVESAAPVSVPAGEPGGAAAATGDARPEVRTGAGRPVATLVRAPGGLMAAVRVLTRDMVVVATLEDAERLVAAEPGLTAVTAEGDVLSAHFAHGGSAGAPSLLEVQASVDEAAAELASLVVRCEELAEAQRLAGDRRKDAAARVEALEERRRTADREKSKTAQQLGRLAGQARGAAGEAERTASSAARAEEALERATEEAETLAERLLVAEETPLAEEPDTARRDRLAADGANARQTEMEARLQVRTHEERVKGLAGRADSLDRGARAEREARARAEQRRARLRHEAEVAAAVASGARQLLAHAEVSVVRAGEERAAAEAAKAEGESALSAARAEGRDLKGELDKLTDSVHRGEVLGAEKRMRVEQLEAKALEELGVEPSALVAEYGPGRPVPPSLPAEGEEVPEDPEHPRNQPRPFVRAEQEKRLKSAERAYQQLGKVNPLALEEFAALEERHQFLAEQLDDLRKTRADLLQVVKEVDERVERVFTEAYHDTAREFEGVFSRLFPGGDGRLVLTDPEHMLTTGVDVEARPPGKKVKRLSLLSGGERSLTAVALLVAIFKARPSPFYVMDEVEAALDDTNLQRLIRIMEELQESSQLIVITHQKRTMEVADALYGVSMQGDGVSKVISQRLR; this is encoded by the coding sequence GTGCACCTCAAGGCCCTGACACTGCGCGGCTTCAAGTCGTTCGCCTCCGCCACCACGCTGCGCTTCGAACCGGGGATCACCTGCGTCGTCGGTCCCAACGGGTCGGGCAAATCCAATGTGGTGGACGCGCTTTCCTGGGTCATGGGGGAACAGGGGGCCAAGTCCCTGCGCGGCGGCAAGATGGAGGACGTCATCTTCGCCGGGACGACCGGGCGCCCCCCGCTCGGCCGCGCCGAAGTCTCGCTGACCATCGACAACTCGGACGGCGCGCTGCCCATCGAGTACGCCGAGGTGACGATCACCCGGATCATGTTCCGCAACGGCGGCAGCGAGTACCAGATCAACGGCGACACCTGCCGGCTGCTCGACATCCAGGAACTCCTCTCCGACTCCGGCATCGGCCGCGAGATGCATGTCATCGTCGGCCAGGGCCAGTTGGACTCCGTCCTGCACGCCGACCCGATGGGACGCCGGGCGTTCATCGAGGAGGCCGCCGGGGTCCTCAAACACCGCAGGCGCAAGGAGAAGGCGCTGCGGAAACTCGACGCGATGGGCGCCAACCTCGCCCGCGTCCAGGACCTCACCGAGGAACTCCGCCGGCAGCTCAAACCGCTCGGCCGGCAGGCCGCCGTCGCCCGGCGGGCCGCGGTCATCCAGGCCGATCTGCGCGACGCCAGGCTGCGGCTGCTCGCCGACGACCTGGTGACCCTGCGGGACGCGCTGCGCGAGGAGATCGCCGACGAGGCCGAGTCGAAGCGCCGCAAGGAGTCCGCGGAGGCGCGGCTGAAGGAGGCGCTCGCCCGCGAGGCCGAGCTGGAGGGAGAGGTCCGCCGCCTCGCCCCGCGCCTTCAGCGGGCCCAGCAGAGCTGGTACGAACTCTCCCAACTGGCCGAACGGGTCAGGGGAACCGTCTCGCTCGCCGACGCGAGGGTGAAGAGCGCGGCCGCCGTCCCCGAGGAGGAGCGGCGCGGACGGGACCCCGAGGACATGGAGCGCGAGGCCGCCCGCATCCGCGAGCAGGAAGCGGAGTTGACCGCAGCCCTGGAAGCCGCGGAACACGCGCTGGAGGACACCGCCGGCCACCGGGCCGAACTGGAACGCGAACTGGCCGCCGAGGAACGACGCCTCAAGGACGCCGCACGGGCCCTCGCGGACCGCAGGGAAGGGCTCGCCCGGCTCGGCGGCCAGGTCAACGCGGCCCGCAGCAGGGCCGCCGCGGCCCAGGCGGAGATCGACCGCCTCGCGGACTCCCGGGACGGAGCCAGGGAACGGGCCACCGCCGCCCAGGAGGAGTACGAGCAGCTCAAGGCCGAGGTCGACGGACTCGACGCGGACGACGCCCGGCTGGCCGAGGAGCACGCGGACGCACGCCGGGACCTCGCCGAGGCCCAGGCCGCGCACGGCGGAGCGCGCGACGCCGCGACCGCGGCGGAACGCAGCCGGGCCGCCACCGCCGCCCGCCACGACGCCCTCGCGCTCGGGCTGCGCCGCAAGGACGGTACGGGCGCACTGCTCGCCGCCCCGGACCGGCCGGCCGGGCTGCTCGGCCCCGCCGCCCGCCTCCTCGACGTCGAACCCGGGTACGAGGTGGCGGTGGCCGCCGCACTCGGTGCGGCCGCCGACGCCGTGGCGGCGACCGGGCCCGCCGCGGCCGCCGAGGCGATCCGGCTGCTCCGCGCCGAGGACGCGGGCCGCGCCGCACTGCTGCTCGGGGGTACGGAGCCTCCCGGCGGCCCGGACGCGGAACCCGGACGCGTACCGGCGCAGGGCGGCGACCAGGCGGCACCCGGGCGTCCGGCGGCGGTACCGCCGCAGGCCGTGGCCGTCGAGTCGGCCGCGCCCGTGTCCGTACCGGCCGGGGAGCCGGGCGGCGCTGCCGCGGCGACGGGCGACGCCCGCCCCGAGGTCCGTACCGGCGCGGGCCGGCCGGTCGCCACGCTGGTCCGCGCACCGGGCGGACTCATGGCGGCCGTGCGGGTGCTGACCCGGGACATGGTCGTGGTGGCGACCCTGGAGGACGCGGAACGGCTCGTCGCCGCCGAACCGGGACTCACCGCCGTCACCGCCGAGGGCGACGTGCTCTCCGCCCACTTCGCGCACGGCGGATCGGCCGGGGCGCCCAGCCTGCTGGAGGTGCAGGCGTCCGTCGACGAGGCCGCGGCCGAGCTGGCCTCGCTCGTCGTGCGCTGCGAGGAACTCGCCGAGGCCCAGCGGCTCGCGGGTGATCGGCGCAAGGACGCCGCCGCCCGCGTCGAGGCCCTGGAAGAGCGCCGCAGGACGGCCGACCGGGAGAAGTCCAAGACCGCCCAGCAACTGGGCCGGCTCGCCGGACAGGCCAGGGGAGCGGCGGGCGAGGCCGAGCGGACCGCTTCCTCCGCCGCCCGCGCCGAGGAGGCGCTGGAACGCGCCACCGAGGAGGCCGAGACGCTGGCCGAACGCCTGCTGGTCGCCGAGGAGACGCCCCTGGCGGAGGAACCGGACACCGCGCGGCGAGACCGGCTCGCGGCCGACGGAGCGAACGCCCGCCAGACCGAGATGGAGGCCCGCCTCCAGGTCCGTACCCACGAGGAGCGGGTGAAGGGGCTCGCGGGCCGGGCCGACTCCCTCGACCGGGGAGCCAGGGCCGAACGCGAGGCCCGCGCCCGCGCCGAGCAGCGCCGCGCCCGGCTGCGCCACGAAGCGGAGGTGGCCGCCGCGGTCGCCTCGGGCGCCCGGCAACTGCTCGCGCACGCCGAGGTGTCCGTCGTACGGGCCGGGGAGGAGCGTGCGGCGGCCGAGGCGGCCAAGGCCGAGGGGGAGAGCGCGCTCTCCGCCGCCCGCGCGGAGGGCCGGGACCTCAAGGGGGAGCTGGACAAGCTCACCGACTCGGTCCACCGGGGCGAGGTGCTGGGCGCCGAGAAGCGGATGCGGGTGGAGCAGCTGGAGGCGAAGGCGCTGGAGGAGCTGGGCGTCGAACCTTCGGCCCTGGTCGCCGAGTACGGCCCCGGCCGGCCGGTGCCCCCGTCGCTCCCGGCCGAGGGCGAAGAGGTGCCCGAGGACCCCGAGCACCCGCGCAACCAGCCCCGGCCGTTCGTCCGTGCCGAACAGGAGAAGCGGCTGAAGTCGGCCGAACGGGCGTACCAGCAACTCGGAAAGGTGAATCCGCTCGCGTTGGAGGAGTTCGCCGCGCTGGAGGAGCGCCACCAGTTCCTGGCCGAGCAACTGGACGACCTGCGGAAGACCCGGGCCGACCTCCTCCAGGTCGTCAAGGAGGTCGACGAGCGGGTCGAGCGGGTCTTCACCGAGGCGTACCACGACACCGCCCGCGAGTTCGAGGGTGTCTTCTCCCGGCTCTTCCCGGGCGGCGACGGACGGCTGGTCCTCACGGACCCGGAACACATGCTCACCACCGGCGTCGACGTGGAGGCGCGTCCGCCGGGGAAGAAGGTGAAGCGGCTGTCGCTGCTCTCCGGCGGTGAACGGTCCCTGACGGCGGTGGCCCTGCTGGTCGCCATCTTCAAGGCCAGGCCGAGCCCGTTCTACGTGATGGACGAGGTGGAGGCGGCCCTCGACGACACCAATCTGCAGCGGCTCATCCGCATCATGGAGGAGCTCCAGGAAAGCTCGCAGCTGATCGTGATCACGCACCAGAAGAGGACGATGGAGGTCGCGGACGCCCTGTACGGGGTTTCCATGCAGGGTGACGGTGTATCGAAAGTCATCAGTCAGCGTCTTCGCTGA
- a CDS encoding sugar porter family MFS transporter — protein sequence MTSRVQGPESGARGAHPDHIGHVIFITAAAAMGGFLFGYDSSVINGAVEAIRDRYDIGSGTLAQVIAIALIGCAIGAATAGRIADRIGRIRCMQIAAVLFTVSAVGSALPFALWDLAMWRIIGGFGIGMASVIGPAYIAEVSPPAYRGRLGSFQQAAIVIGIAISQLVNYGILQIADGDQRGKIGGLEAWQWMLGVMVVPAVLYGLLSFAIPESPRYLISVGKKERARKILSEVEGKNVDLDARVAEIETAMHREHKSSFKDLLGSRFGFLPIVWVGIGLSIFQQLVGINVAFYYSATLWQSVGIDPTDSFFYSFTTSIVNIIGTVIAMVLVDRVGRKPLALTGSVGMAIALAFEAWAFSAKLVDGKLPNTEGTVALIAAHVFVLFFALSWGVIVWVFLGEMFPNRIRAAALGVAASAQWIANWAITASFPSLADWNLSATYIIYTCFATLSIPFVLLFVKETKGKALEEMG from the coding sequence GTGACCAGCAGAGTGCAAGGACCGGAGTCCGGAGCCAGGGGGGCTCACCCGGACCACATCGGGCACGTCATCTTCATCACGGCCGCCGCCGCGATGGGCGGCTTCCTGTTCGGCTACGACAGTTCCGTGATCAACGGTGCCGTCGAGGCCATCCGCGACCGGTACGACATCGGGTCCGGAACCCTCGCCCAGGTCATCGCCATCGCTCTGATCGGCTGTGCCATCGGCGCCGCGACGGCGGGACGCATCGCCGACCGCATCGGCCGTATCCGGTGCATGCAGATCGCCGCGGTGCTGTTCACCGTCAGCGCGGTCGGTTCGGCACTCCCCTTCGCGCTCTGGGACCTGGCGATGTGGCGCATCATCGGCGGCTTCGGCATCGGCATGGCCTCCGTCATCGGCCCCGCCTACATCGCCGAGGTCTCGCCGCCCGCCTACCGGGGCCGGCTCGGCTCCTTCCAGCAGGCCGCGATCGTCATCGGCATCGCGATCTCGCAGCTGGTCAACTACGGCATCCTCCAGATCGCGGACGGTGACCAGCGCGGCAAGATCGGCGGGCTGGAGGCCTGGCAGTGGATGCTCGGCGTGATGGTGGTGCCCGCCGTCCTGTACGGGCTGCTCTCCTTCGCCATCCCCGAGTCGCCGCGCTATCTGATCTCGGTCGGCAAGAAGGAACGGGCCCGCAAGATCCTCTCCGAGGTGGAGGGGAAGAACGTCGACCTGGACGCCCGCGTCGCCGAGATCGAGACGGCCATGCACCGGGAGCACAAGTCCTCCTTCAAGGACCTGCTGGGCAGCCGCTTCGGCTTCCTGCCCATCGTCTGGGTCGGTATCGGACTGTCGATCTTCCAGCAGCTCGTCGGCATCAACGTCGCCTTCTACTACTCGGCGACGCTGTGGCAGTCGGTCGGCATCGACCCGACGGACTCGTTCTTCTACTCGTTCACGACCTCGATCGTGAACATCATCGGTACGGTCATCGCGATGGTCCTGGTCGACCGGGTCGGCCGCAAACCGCTCGCGCTCACCGGTTCCGTCGGTATGGCCATCGCCCTGGCCTTCGAGGCGTGGGCCTTCTCGGCCAAGCTGGTCGACGGGAAGCTGCCCAACACGGAAGGCACCGTGGCGCTGATCGCCGCCCACGTCTTCGTGCTCTTCTTCGCCCTGTCCTGGGGTGTCATCGTCTGGGTCTTCCTCGGCGAGATGTTCCCCAACCGCATCCGCGCCGCGGCCCTGGGCGTCGCGGCCTCCGCGCAGTGGATCGCCAACTGGGCCATCACCGCGAGCTTCCCGAGCCTCGCGGACTGGAACCTCTCGGCGACCTACATCATCTACACCTGCTTCGCGACCCTCTCCATCCCCTTCGTGCTGCTGTTCGTGAAGGAGACCAAGGGCAAGGCCCTGGAGGAGATGGGCTGA
- the ftsY gene encoding signal recognition particle-docking protein FtsY yields the protein MEIVILAVVIALVAVGLISGLVVSSRKKKQLPPSAPSSTPTITPPAEPRVGEEPEAPRDEARRTIEDAGLPDTEAPAGEAPAAAAEAPALDVPEPTAGRLVRLRARLARSQNSLGKGLLTLLSRDNLDEDTWEEIEDTLLTADVGVAPTQELVERLRERVRVLGTRTPEELRALLREELITLLGPDLDREVRTEGGAETPGVVMVVGVNGTGKTTTTGKLARVLVADGRSVVLGAADTFRAAAADQLQTWGERVGARTVRGPEGGDPASIAFDAVKEGIAEGADVVLIDTAGRLHTKTGLMDELGKVKRVVEKHGPLDEILLVLDATTGQNGLVQARVFAEVVDITGIVLTKLDGTAKGGIVIAVQRELGVPVKLIGLGEGPDDLAPFEPGAFVDALIGD from the coding sequence ATGGAAATCGTCATCCTTGCTGTAGTCATCGCCCTGGTCGCTGTCGGCCTGATCAGCGGGCTCGTGGTCAGCAGCCGCAAGAAGAAGCAGCTGCCGCCCTCGGCGCCGTCGAGCACGCCGACCATCACTCCTCCCGCCGAACCCCGTGTCGGCGAGGAGCCCGAGGCGCCGCGCGACGAAGCGCGGCGCACCATCGAGGACGCCGGTCTCCCGGACACGGAGGCCCCCGCCGGGGAGGCCCCGGCCGCCGCCGCGGAAGCCCCCGCCCTCGACGTCCCCGAGCCGACCGCGGGCCGTCTCGTACGGCTCCGGGCCCGGCTCGCCCGCTCGCAGAACTCCCTCGGCAAGGGGCTGCTCACGCTCCTGTCCCGGGACAACCTCGACGAGGACACCTGGGAGGAGATCGAGGACACCCTCCTCACCGCCGACGTCGGCGTGGCTCCCACCCAGGAGCTCGTCGAGCGCCTGCGTGAACGCGTCCGGGTGCTCGGCACCCGTACCCCCGAGGAACTCCGCGCCCTGCTGCGCGAGGAGCTGATCACCCTGCTGGGCCCCGACCTCGACCGCGAGGTCAGGACCGAGGGCGGCGCCGAGACCCCGGGCGTCGTGATGGTCGTCGGTGTCAACGGCACCGGCAAGACCACCACCACCGGCAAGCTGGCCCGGGTGCTCGTGGCCGACGGCCGCAGCGTGGTGCTCGGCGCGGCCGACACCTTCCGCGCCGCCGCCGCCGACCAGCTCCAGACCTGGGGCGAGCGCGTCGGAGCGCGTACGGTACGCGGCCCCGAGGGCGGTGACCCCGCGTCGATCGCCTTCGACGCCGTGAAGGAGGGCATCGCCGAGGGCGCGGACGTCGTGCTCATCGACACGGCGGGCCGGCTGCACACCAAGACCGGTCTGATGGACGAGCTCGGCAAGGTCAAGCGCGTCGTGGAGAAGCACGGCCCGCTCGACGAGATCCTGCTCGTGCTCGACGCCACCACCGGCCAGAACGGCCTGGTCCAGGCCCGGGTCTTCGCCGAGGTCGTGGACATCACCGGCATCGTCCTGACCAAGCTCGACGGCACCGCCAAGGGCGGCATCGTCATCGCCGTCCAGCGCGAGCTGGGCGTCCCGGTGAAGCTCATCGGGCTCGGCGAGGGACCGGACGACCTGGCCCCGTTCGAGCCGGGTGCCTTCGTGGACGCGCTGATCGGCGACTGA